Proteins encoded in a region of the Nocardia asteroides genome:
- a CDS encoding amidohydrolase family protein yields the protein MDLSGIRIIDAHIHQWDPFTTPRDFSVLAKMFRLLPVPVDAAKRLAPRRDRQFVGDPAAYLRPYLPFDYRADAGNAPVEVVAHIEVEWSQPGPLGKAGETAWVAGLPLETAPRLGAILAGGDPADPGFAELLDAHAAASPLLRGIRTMVAHHPDPGVRSFTDAPGKLTTKEFLDGFARLAERGLSFEAWVYSHAIPDVTALAERYPEVPIVLDHLGTPAGIFGGVGKHTGTNPGLRRQLLVRWRDDLAALAARPNVVAKVSGLMMPILGHPIPPRGTSTPVPQLLDRIGPLVEHALEVFGADRLIWGSNFPVDKPVTSIANSIEAIATAVTGHGGGRAELEQVFRTTAQRVYRIAD from the coding sequence ATGGATCTCTCGGGCATTCGGATCATCGACGCACACATCCACCAGTGGGATCCGTTCACCACACCGCGAGATTTCAGCGTCCTGGCGAAGATGTTCCGCCTGCTGCCGGTGCCGGTGGACGCGGCGAAGCGCCTCGCACCGCGGCGGGACCGGCAGTTCGTCGGTGATCCGGCCGCCTACCTGCGGCCCTACTTGCCGTTCGACTACCGCGCCGACGCGGGGAACGCACCGGTCGAGGTGGTCGCGCACATCGAGGTCGAATGGTCACAGCCGGGCCCGCTCGGGAAGGCCGGGGAGACCGCGTGGGTGGCAGGCCTGCCGCTGGAGACGGCGCCACGACTCGGGGCGATCCTCGCAGGCGGCGACCCGGCCGACCCGGGGTTCGCCGAGTTGCTCGACGCGCACGCGGCCGCGTCGCCGCTGCTGCGCGGCATCCGCACCATGGTCGCCCACCATCCCGATCCCGGCGTGCGGTCGTTCACCGACGCGCCCGGCAAACTGACCACCAAGGAGTTCCTCGACGGATTCGCGCGCCTGGCCGAGCGCGGCCTGTCCTTCGAAGCGTGGGTGTACTCGCACGCCATTCCCGACGTCACCGCGCTGGCCGAACGCTATCCCGAGGTGCCGATCGTGCTGGACCACCTGGGCACGCCCGCGGGGATCTTCGGCGGCGTCGGCAAACACACCGGCACCAATCCCGGACTGCGCAGGCAGCTGTTGGTGCGGTGGCGCGACGATCTCGCCGCACTCGCCGCGCGCCCGAACGTGGTCGCGAAGGTGAGCGGGCTGATGATGCCGATCCTCGGCCACCCGATTCCACCGCGGGGCACCTCGACGCCCGTGCCGCAGCTGCTCGACCGGATCGGCCCACTGGTCGAGCACGCCTTGGAAGTCTTCGGCGCGGACCGACTCATCTGGGGTTCGAATTTCCCCGTGGACAAGCCGGTCACCAGCATCGCGAACAGTATCGAGGCGATCGCGACGGCTGTCACCGGCCACGGCGGCGGGCGCGCGGAACTCGAGCAGGTCTTCCGCACCACCGCGCAGCGGGTGTACCGGATCGCGGACTGA
- a CDS encoding DUF3224 domain-containing protein, with translation MSVPVARICRVKATGTFSVSSFVPAEVAPDSTITTALPVGVAIIAKQFHGGIEGRSSTVFTSAFDQATGVGSYVAMESFDGALGGVSGAFNFLHVASTTGSDRTNEFCAIVPSSGTGGLAGITGTGGLSVDADGTHRIWFDYELG, from the coding sequence ATGTCGGTGCCCGTGGCTAGGATCTGCCGCGTGAAAGCGACCGGCACCTTCTCCGTGAGTTCCTTCGTCCCGGCCGAAGTGGCCCCCGATTCGACGATCACCACCGCGCTACCGGTGGGCGTCGCCATCATCGCCAAGCAGTTCCACGGCGGGATCGAGGGCCGCTCGTCGACGGTCTTCACCTCCGCGTTCGACCAGGCCACCGGCGTGGGCAGCTACGTGGCCATGGAGTCGTTCGATGGCGCCCTCGGCGGCGTCTCGGGCGCCTTCAACTTCCTGCATGTCGCGAGCACCACCGGCTCCGACCGGACCAACGAGTTCTGCGCAATCGTCCCCAGCAGCGGCACCGGCGGCCTCGCGGGGATCACGGGCACCGGCGGGCTCAGCGTGGACGCCGACGGCACCCACCGCATCTGGTTCGACTACGAACTCGGCTGA
- a CDS encoding helical backbone metal receptor gives MDVRTPPRRVVSLVPSLTEAVALTCPEVLVAATRWCTHPADLAVERVRGTKNPDVRRIVELAPDLVLCNKEENRRIDVERLRAAGIPVWVTEIETVDDAIASLARLCVEALGVEVPAWLAEAETAWTPPPPAPPRAAVIPIWRNPWMVVGRDTFTGDIAHRLGLRLVHADRPDRYPRVSEEELTAGVELAVLPDEPYVFTESDGPDAFAGIPVALVEGRALTWYGPSLATARGTLTARLARAAQPSS, from the coding sequence GTGGACGTGCGCACACCGCCGCGCCGGGTGGTGTCGCTCGTTCCGTCACTGACCGAGGCGGTGGCACTCACCTGTCCCGAGGTCCTGGTTGCCGCCACGCGATGGTGCACGCACCCGGCCGATTTGGCGGTCGAGCGGGTTCGCGGCACGAAGAACCCTGACGTGCGGCGCATCGTCGAACTCGCTCCCGACTTGGTGCTGTGCAACAAAGAGGAGAACCGCCGCATCGATGTCGAACGCCTGCGCGCGGCGGGGATCCCGGTGTGGGTCACCGAAATAGAGACGGTCGACGACGCCATCGCCTCGCTCGCCCGGCTCTGCGTGGAAGCGCTGGGTGTCGAGGTCCCGGCGTGGCTGGCCGAGGCCGAAACCGCCTGGACGCCACCTCCCCCGGCGCCGCCTCGTGCCGCCGTGATCCCGATCTGGCGCAACCCGTGGATGGTGGTCGGGCGGGACACGTTCACCGGCGACATCGCCCATCGCCTGGGCCTGCGGCTGGTGCACGCCGATCGCCCCGATCGCTATCCGCGCGTCAGCGAGGAAGAGTTGACCGCGGGTGTCGAGTTGGCAGTGCTTCCCGACGAGCCGTACGTCTTCACCGAATCCGACGGGCCGGACGCGTTCGCGGGGATTCCGGTCGCGTTGGTGGAGGGTCGCGCTCTCACCTGGTACGGGCCGTCACTGGCGACCGCTCGCGGCACGCTCACCGCGCGACTGGCTCGCGCGGCTCAGCCGAGTTCGTAG
- a CDS encoding SWIM zinc finger family protein, giving the protein MSFVDYSEYGKKLPVRGGVTARSLRGGFGRTWWGKALVEAVERMAEPGRLARGRNYARSGQVVNYRIEPGAVTAEVQGSQPRPFTAVFTVRPLREDELELLIETIRSAPGMLAEIASGALPTGLGPLLLPSTAADLDFSCTCPDPGWPCKHVAAVCYLLAERLDERPREILTLRGLDLDTLIGGIEREPRSPVSDDPYGEHAALPDLPAVEFRPAPEDLDPVLLRKALRMTSADETVAATGLRELTAVYRLFDR; this is encoded by the coding sequence ATGAGTTTCGTCGACTACTCCGAGTACGGAAAGAAGCTGCCGGTGCGCGGCGGAGTCACAGCACGCAGCCTGCGCGGCGGCTTCGGTCGCACCTGGTGGGGTAAGGCGCTGGTGGAAGCGGTCGAGCGGATGGCGGAGCCGGGCCGGCTGGCGCGCGGCCGCAATTACGCCAGGTCCGGCCAGGTCGTGAACTACCGGATCGAGCCGGGCGCGGTGACCGCGGAAGTTCAAGGCAGTCAACCGCGCCCGTTCACAGCGGTGTTCACTGTGCGCCCGCTGCGCGAGGACGAACTCGAGTTGCTCATCGAGACCATTCGTTCGGCTCCGGGCATGCTCGCCGAGATCGCCTCGGGCGCGTTGCCGACGGGGTTGGGGCCGCTGCTGCTGCCGAGCACGGCGGCGGACCTGGATTTCTCCTGCACCTGCCCCGACCCGGGCTGGCCGTGCAAGCACGTGGCCGCGGTCTGCTACCTGCTGGCCGAGCGACTCGACGAACGCCCGCGGGAGATCCTCACCCTGCGGGGACTCGACCTGGACACACTCATCGGCGGCATCGAGCGCGAGCCGCGATCACCCGTTTCCGACGACCCGTACGGCGAGCACGCTGCTCTGCCCGACCTGCCCGCCGTCGAATTCCGCCCGGCGCCGGAGGATCTGGATCCCGTGCTGCTGCGCAAAGCCTTGCGGATGACCTCGGCCGACGAGACGGTCGCCGCGACCGGTCTGCGTGAACTCACCGCTGTCTATCGGCTGTTCGACCGCTGA
- a CDS encoding DEAD/DEAH box helicase: MLHGLWSPGSGLLLWHDSPVAAASAELPDPLGRVLRASKFRHRAEVLVVAGGVTATERVRAHALAPVAAAEALRQRLPAELVSGDLRFLAHVAHGIERWVRAGRVVPELRREDGQWWVRWRLVGGERQRAWLAELAVAMPQALRVAGRPGALLDDMVTELTDPIARALADPPGASHLLLAALVGDTALDNGSYQVAEVLERWRASLTGDEPELVLRLLEPDGEIGVADDGVALWRLEVCLRVTGEAPKTVVLQEDPNLIRIAVDKLGAAQRAYPRLRDLPSDPRSLDLLLPTEVVLDLVAHGAHALHAAGVQLLLPRAWSVAEPSMRLRVDSAVPAAESTVGLRGLVSYRWELALGDMVLTAAEMQRLVRGKSDLVQLRGQWVQADHKALAAAARYVAAHADDSPVTFADMLGEIAVSRVPQVPITDVTASGWAADLLDRTHEPAAVAPPVGLKAELRPYQERGLSWLVTMSRMGCGGILADDMGLGKTVQVLALLVHERENSSPTVTPDAAEPGPTLLVCPMSVVGNWQREAERFAPDLRVWVHHGAGRRTGAELDETVAAADLVITTYALLVRDAEELGKQQWNRVVLDEAQHIKNAGTRQARAARSLRARHRLALTGTPVENRLEELRSIMDFAMPKVLGSPQSFRARFAVPIERERDQNAISRLRWLTQPFVLRRVKTDPTVISDLPDKLEMTVRANLTVEQAALYQAVVDDMLAKIKDAEGMARKGAVLGALTRLKQVCNHPAHFLGDGSGVLHRGAHRSGKLALVEDVVDAVLADGEKALLFTQFREFGELVAPYLAERFGAQIPFLHGGVPKKKRDAMVAGFQAPDGPPLMLLSLKAGGTGINLTAANHVIHLDRWWNPAVENQATDRAFRIGQRRNVQVRKLVCVDTIEERIDEMINGKRQLADLAVGAGENWITELSTDELRDLFTLGAAAVGE, translated from the coding sequence ATGCTGCACGGACTGTGGTCGCCGGGATCCGGGTTGCTGCTCTGGCACGACTCGCCGGTCGCTGCCGCGTCCGCCGAGCTTCCCGATCCGCTGGGCCGCGTGCTGCGGGCGTCGAAATTCCGGCACCGGGCCGAAGTCTTGGTCGTCGCGGGCGGCGTCACCGCTACCGAGCGGGTGCGTGCGCACGCCCTGGCCCCCGTGGCGGCGGCCGAGGCCCTTCGGCAGCGGCTTCCCGCCGAGCTGGTGTCGGGCGATCTGCGTTTCCTCGCGCACGTCGCCCATGGCATCGAACGCTGGGTGCGCGCCGGGCGGGTCGTGCCGGAGCTGCGCAGGGAGGACGGGCAGTGGTGGGTGCGCTGGCGGCTGGTCGGCGGGGAGCGGCAACGTGCGTGGCTGGCCGAACTGGCGGTCGCCATGCCGCAGGCCCTGCGGGTGGCCGGGCGTCCGGGCGCGCTGCTCGACGATATGGTCACCGAACTCACCGATCCGATCGCGCGGGCGCTGGCCGACCCGCCGGGCGCGTCGCATCTGTTGCTGGCCGCGCTGGTGGGCGACACCGCGCTGGACAACGGCAGCTACCAGGTCGCGGAGGTGCTGGAGCGCTGGCGGGCCAGTCTGACCGGTGACGAGCCGGAGCTGGTGCTGCGCCTGCTGGAACCGGACGGCGAGATCGGCGTGGCCGACGATGGGGTGGCGCTGTGGCGACTGGAGGTCTGCCTGCGGGTCACCGGTGAGGCACCGAAAACGGTTGTCTTGCAGGAAGATCCGAATCTGATACGGATCGCCGTGGACAAGCTCGGCGCGGCGCAGCGCGCGTATCCGAGGCTGCGCGACCTGCCGAGCGATCCGCGCAGCCTGGATCTGCTGTTGCCCACCGAGGTGGTGCTGGACCTGGTGGCGCACGGCGCGCACGCCCTGCACGCCGCCGGAGTCCAGTTGCTGCTGCCGCGCGCGTGGAGCGTCGCCGAACCGAGTATGCGGCTGCGCGTGGACAGTGCGGTGCCCGCGGCGGAGAGCACGGTCGGTCTGCGTGGCCTGGTCTCCTACCGGTGGGAGCTCGCGCTCGGCGACATGGTGTTGACCGCGGCCGAGATGCAACGCCTGGTGCGCGGCAAATCCGATCTGGTCCAGCTGCGCGGTCAGTGGGTGCAGGCCGATCACAAGGCGCTGGCCGCGGCGGCCCGGTATGTCGCCGCGCATGCCGACGACTCCCCGGTCACCTTCGCGGACATGCTCGGCGAGATCGCGGTCTCGCGCGTGCCGCAGGTGCCGATCACCGACGTCACGGCCTCGGGGTGGGCGGCCGACCTGCTCGACCGCACGCATGAGCCGGCGGCGGTCGCCCCGCCCGTCGGCCTGAAGGCCGAGCTGCGCCCGTACCAGGAACGCGGCCTGTCCTGGCTGGTCACAATGAGCCGGATGGGGTGCGGTGGAATCCTGGCCGACGACATGGGACTCGGCAAAACCGTTCAGGTGCTCGCGTTGCTGGTACACGAGCGCGAGAACTCGTCGCCGACCGTTACGCCCGATGCTGCTGAGCCGGGCCCCACCTTGCTCGTGTGCCCGATGTCGGTGGTCGGCAACTGGCAGCGCGAGGCGGAACGCTTCGCCCCCGACCTGCGGGTGTGGGTGCACCACGGCGCGGGACGGCGGACCGGCGCCGAACTCGACGAGACGGTCGCCGCCGCGGATCTGGTGATCACCACCTACGCGCTGCTCGTCCGCGACGCCGAGGAACTCGGCAAGCAGCAGTGGAACCGCGTCGTCTTGGACGAAGCGCAGCACATCAAGAACGCCGGAACGCGGCAGGCGCGGGCGGCGCGGTCGCTGCGGGCGCGGCATCGGTTGGCGCTCACCGGCACTCCGGTGGAGAACCGGTTGGAAGAACTGCGCTCGATCATGGATTTCGCGATGCCGAAGGTGCTCGGCAGTCCACAGTCGTTCCGCGCCCGCTTCGCGGTGCCCATCGAACGAGAACGCGACCAGAACGCGATCAGCCGCCTGCGCTGGCTCACCCAGCCGTTCGTGCTGCGGCGCGTGAAGACCGACCCCACGGTGATCAGCGACCTGCCGGACAAACTCGAGATGACGGTGCGGGCCAATCTCACCGTCGAGCAGGCCGCGCTCTATCAGGCGGTGGTGGACGACATGCTGGCCAAGATCAAGGACGCCGAAGGGATGGCGCGCAAAGGCGCCGTGCTCGGTGCGCTCACCCGGCTCAAGCAGGTGTGCAACCATCCGGCGCATTTCCTGGGCGACGGGTCGGGTGTGCTGCACCGCGGGGCGCACCGCTCCGGCAAGCTCGCCCTCGTCGAAGACGTAGTGGACGCGGTGCTGGCCGACGGCGAGAAGGCTCTGCTGTTCACGCAATTCCGGGAGTTCGGGGAGCTGGTCGCGCCCTATCTGGCGGAGCGGTTCGGAGCGCAGATCCCGTTTCTGCACGGTGGCGTGCCGAAGAAGAAGCGCGACGCGATGGTCGCCGGATTCCAGGCGCCGGACGGACCGCCGCTGATGTTGTTGTCGCTCAAAGCGGGTGGCACCGGAATCAATCTCACCGCCGCCAACCACGTGATCCACTTGGACCGCTGGTGGAATCCCGCGGTGGAGAACCAGGCCACCGACCGCGCCTTCCGTATCGGTCAGCGACGCAACGTGCAGGTACGCAAGCTGGTCTGTGTGGACACGATCGAGGAGCGGATCGACGAGATGATCAACGGAAAGCGGCAACTCGCCGATCTGGCCGTCGGTGCGGGGGAGAATTGGATCACCGAACTGAGCACCGACGAACTGCGCGACCTGTTCACCCTCGGCGCGGCGGCGGTGGGTGAATGA
- a CDS encoding sulfurtransferase: MISPGELRDALADKRLHLLDVRWALGDPDGPQHYLAGHIPGAVFVDLEIELAAPPSPARGRHPLPDLAQLEKCARSWGLRNGDPVVVYDATGGMAAARAWWLLRWAGVADVRILDGGLPGWIEAGEPVATGAEPDPEPGDVDLSPGHLPVIDADAAARWKGVLLDARAAERFRGDVEPIDPRAGHIPGALSAPTADNLDAKGRFRAVEQLRDRFAGFGSGPVAVYCGSGVTAAHQVAALAIVGVEAALYPGSWSQWSNDPKRPVATGS, encoded by the coding sequence CTGATCTCACCGGGAGAGCTTCGGGACGCCTTGGCGGACAAGCGGCTTCACCTACTGGATGTCCGATGGGCGCTGGGCGACCCGGACGGGCCGCAGCACTATCTCGCAGGCCACATCCCGGGTGCGGTGTTCGTCGACCTGGAGATCGAACTGGCCGCGCCGCCCTCACCCGCGCGCGGCAGGCATCCCTTGCCGGACCTCGCGCAGTTGGAGAAGTGCGCGCGCAGTTGGGGTCTGCGCAACGGCGATCCCGTGGTCGTCTACGACGCCACCGGTGGCATGGCCGCCGCCCGAGCCTGGTGGCTGCTGCGCTGGGCGGGTGTCGCGGACGTGCGCATTCTCGACGGCGGGCTGCCCGGCTGGATCGAGGCGGGCGAACCCGTCGCGACCGGCGCCGAACCCGATCCCGAGCCCGGCGACGTCGACCTGAGCCCCGGCCATCTGCCGGTGATCGATGCCGACGCGGCGGCTCGCTGGAAGGGCGTACTCCTGGATGCCCGGGCCGCGGAGCGTTTCCGCGGTGACGTGGAGCCGATCGACCCCCGCGCCGGCCACATACCCGGCGCACTCAGCGCGCCGACCGCCGACAATCTCGATGCCAAGGGCCGCTTCCGCGCAGTGGAGCAATTGCGCGATCGTTTCGCCGGTTTCGGGTCCGGGCCGGTGGCCGTGTACTGCGGTTCCGGCGTGACAGCGGCGCACCAGGTCGCGGCCCTCGCCATCGTGGGAGTGGAGGCGGCCTTGTATCCCGGGTCGTGGTCGCAATGGTCGAACGATCCGAAACGACCGGTCGCGACAGGTAGCTGA
- a CDS encoding benzoate/H(+) symporter BenE family transporter: MSNVSTDPTPVTREPERSKTGLLPPLGAGAVTALVGFTSSFAVVLSGLTAVGASPAQAASGLLALCLTQAVGMMALSYRYRMPITLAWSTPGAALLAGTGAVAGGWPAAIGAFVVAGALIVVTGLWQRLGTLVAAIPVEIAQAMLAGVLLPLCLAPVRAVQTSPAVVVPVILVWLVLQRYAQRWAVIAAFATAALGAAISIMAQHRHLDVAAMAPRLELTLPHWSWQALIGVAIPLYVVTMASQNIPGTAVLASFDYRVPWRAAMTVTGLGTVAGAPAGGHAINLAAISAALSAAPAAHPDPKRRWIAAFTTGVMYLALALGSAALVTLIATAPAGTLETVAGLALLATLAAALGAALRSEHREAGVVTFVIAASGVGFAGIGAAFWALLAGLVVRKVLPRSQ, encoded by the coding sequence GTGTCGAATGTTTCCACCGACCCCACCCCCGTGACGCGGGAACCCGAACGGTCGAAGACCGGGCTACTGCCCCCGCTGGGCGCGGGCGCGGTGACGGCGCTCGTCGGTTTCACCAGCTCGTTCGCGGTGGTGCTGAGCGGATTGACCGCGGTGGGAGCGAGTCCCGCCCAAGCCGCGTCGGGCCTGCTCGCGCTGTGCCTCACGCAGGCGGTCGGCATGATGGCGCTGAGTTACCGCTACCGGATGCCGATCACGCTGGCCTGGTCCACGCCCGGCGCGGCGCTGCTGGCCGGGACCGGCGCGGTGGCGGGCGGCTGGCCCGCCGCGATCGGGGCGTTCGTGGTCGCGGGGGCGCTGATCGTGGTCACCGGACTGTGGCAGCGGCTGGGCACGCTGGTCGCCGCGATCCCGGTGGAGATAGCACAGGCCATGCTGGCCGGTGTGCTACTGCCGTTGTGCCTGGCTCCGGTCCGGGCCGTGCAGACCAGTCCGGCGGTGGTGGTGCCGGTGATCCTGGTCTGGCTCGTGCTGCAACGGTATGCCCAGCGCTGGGCCGTGATCGCCGCGTTCGCGACCGCGGCGCTCGGCGCCGCGATCAGCATCATGGCGCAGCACCGGCACCTCGACGTGGCCGCGATGGCCCCGCGGCTGGAACTGACGCTGCCGCACTGGAGCTGGCAAGCGCTGATCGGCGTCGCGATCCCGCTCTACGTCGTGACCATGGCGTCGCAGAACATCCCGGGGACCGCGGTACTGGCCTCGTTCGACTACCGGGTGCCCTGGCGCGCGGCGATGACCGTCACCGGTCTCGGCACCGTCGCCGGGGCGCCCGCGGGCGGGCACGCGATCAACCTCGCCGCCATCAGCGCCGCGCTCTCGGCAGCCCCCGCCGCGCATCCGGACCCGAAGCGGCGCTGGATCGCGGCGTTCACCACGGGCGTGATGTATCTGGCCCTAGCGCTGGGTTCGGCCGCCCTGGTGACGTTGATCGCGACCGCTCCGGCGGGAACGCTGGAAACCGTCGCCGGCCTGGCCCTGCTGGCGACCCTGGCGGCGGCGCTCGGCGCGGCACTGCGCTCCGAGCACCGCGAGGCAGGCGTCGTGACCTTCGTGATCGCCGCCTCCGGGGTCGGGTTCGCCGGCATCGGCGCCGCTTTCTGGGCGCTGCTCGCCGGGCTCGTGGTGCGCAAAGTGCTGCCTCGGTCGCAATGA
- a CDS encoding SDR family oxidoreductase — protein sequence MEISGKVAIVTGAGAGIGAALAARLVAAGARVVLADLDGASAARVAESLGPGAVAVGGDVADEAVIRESIDRAEAEFGPVDLYFANAGIGGGAGLDSTDQQWAAALEVNVMAHVRAARMLVPGWLARGGGYFVGTASAAGLLTQLGSAPYAVSKHAAVGFAEWLSVTYGDRGVRVSCVCPMGVDTRLLQGGLVPPEHAAEAELAVKAVTSAGAVLSPEEVAEVVLTGVADERFLILPHPEVLKMYRHKGSDYDRWLDGMRRFQAALQA from the coding sequence ATGGAGATTTCGGGCAAAGTGGCCATTGTGACGGGGGCGGGCGCGGGGATCGGGGCGGCGTTGGCCGCCCGGCTCGTCGCGGCAGGGGCGCGCGTGGTGCTGGCCGATCTGGACGGTGCGAGTGCGGCCAGGGTGGCGGAGTCTCTGGGGCCGGGTGCGGTCGCGGTGGGTGGTGATGTGGCCGACGAGGCGGTCATCCGCGAGTCGATCGACCGCGCCGAGGCCGAATTCGGGCCGGTGGACCTGTATTTCGCCAACGCGGGCATCGGCGGCGGCGCGGGCCTGGACAGCACCGACCAGCAGTGGGCAGCCGCGCTCGAGGTCAACGTGATGGCGCACGTCCGCGCCGCGCGGATGCTGGTGCCCGGATGGCTGGCGCGCGGCGGCGGCTACTTCGTCGGCACGGCGTCGGCGGCGGGGCTGCTCACCCAGCTCGGTTCGGCGCCCTACGCGGTGTCCAAGCACGCGGCCGTCGGGTTCGCGGAATGGCTGTCGGTCACCTACGGCGACCGTGGGGTCCGGGTGAGCTGCGTGTGCCCGATGGGCGTGGACACGCGGTTGCTGCAGGGCGGCCTGGTTCCGCCGGAGCACGCCGCCGAGGCGGAACTCGCGGTGAAGGCCGTCACCAGCGCGGGTGCGGTGCTGTCCCCGGAGGAGGTCGCCGAGGTCGTGCTGACCGGGGTGGCCGACGAGCGCTTCTTGATCCTTCCGCACCCCGAGGTGCTGAAGATGTACCGCCACAAGGGCTCCGACTACGATCGCTGGCTCGACGGAATGCGCCGCTTCCAGGCCGCCCTGCAGGCGTAG
- a CDS encoding Lrp/AsnC family transcriptional regulator, with translation MTRENVAVSLDATDARLLLELVANPRATGVELAARLGLSRNTVQARLSRWEAGGVLGSFERRVEPRALGYPLAAFVAVVVDQHRLDSVVDELAEVPEVTEVCGMTGLTDLTVRVVARDADDLYRIAGQILKIPGVERTNMALVMRELVGPRTAPLLDRLANSG, from the coding sequence ATGACCAGAGAAAACGTCGCCGTGAGCCTGGATGCCACCGACGCCAGGCTGCTCCTGGAGCTGGTCGCCAATCCCAGGGCGACGGGTGTCGAGCTGGCCGCGCGGCTCGGCCTGTCCCGCAATACCGTGCAGGCCCGGTTGTCCCGCTGGGAGGCCGGTGGCGTGCTCGGCAGCTTCGAGCGTCGAGTCGAGCCGCGCGCGCTCGGTTATCCGCTCGCCGCGTTCGTGGCGGTCGTCGTCGACCAGCACCGGCTGGATTCGGTGGTCGACGAACTCGCCGAGGTGCCCGAGGTGACCGAGGTGTGCGGCATGACCGGACTCACCGATCTGACGGTGCGAGTGGTCGCGCGCGACGCCGACGACCTGTATCGCATCGCCGGGCAGATCCTCAAGATCCCCGGCGTCGAGCGCACCAACATGGCGCTGGTGATGCGCGAGCTGGTCGGTCCGCGCACCGCACCGCTGCTCGATCGCCTGGCGAACTCGGGGTGA